CTGTGCCCACGCCCTGGTTTTCAAGAAACTGTAATTGGTTATCGGCCACGGGCAGACGAATTTCCGCCTCGGAAACCGAGAGCACCTGGCCCACCGGCGCGCCGGGGTTCAGGTAGGTGCCCAAGCCAATGTCACGGGCTTCCACCAAGGCATGAAAAGGTGCGCGTATGCGGGTGCGCTCAAGGTTTTTCTCAGCGCGTGCAAGGGCCGCCTCGGCAGCTTTTACCCGCGCCTGCTCCTGAGCCAGTTGCGGCTCGCGCAAGCTTAACGCCGTGGGCTTGCGATTTTTAATGCGGCTCCATTCATCGCGCGCCACAGCCCCTAAGGCTTCTTCTTGCTGCAGGCTTGCGCGCGCTGAAATAAGTGCCGCGCGCGCTTCAAGTACCAGCGCCTGGTAATCGGCATCTTCAATTTGTGCCAGCACTTGGCCCTTTTTTACAAAGCCACCGCGCACAAATTCCGGCGCAATGAATGCCACTGCACCACCCACTTGTGCCACCAGCTGGGTGTTAAATTTGGGTTTAACAAGGCCTTGCGAGGTGACAGATAACTGCAGTGGCTGGAAACTGATGGGTTCTACTTTTACCAAGGGCGCCACCGATTCTGCGGTTTTCTCCTCGGGTGGCTTTTTCATGCTTTTGAGCACCACAAACAGCGCGATGCACACAGCGAAAATCACAAAGGGTAGGTAGACTCGCTTTTCCTTTA
This genomic stretch from Simiduia sp. 21SJ11W-1 harbors:
- a CDS encoding efflux RND transporter periplasmic adaptor subunit — encoded protein: MQLSKLKEKRVYLPFVIFAVCIALFVVLKSMKKPPEEKTAESVAPLVKVEPISFQPLQLSVTSQGLVKPKFNTQLVAQVGGAVAFIAPEFVRGGFVKKGQVLAQIEDADYQALVLEARAALISARASLQQEEALGAVARDEWSRIKNRKPTALSLREPQLAQEQARVKAAEAALARAEKNLERTRIRAPFHALVEARDIGLGTYLNPGAPVGQVLSVSEAEIRLPVADNQLQFLENQGVGTEVLLKGQLEGEASEWVAKVIRTEGVIDDKSRMAYLVAQVLNPYGLAVPSEDDSALDQETHHPLRFGSYVRAEIQGISLPKAALIPRHLVTDGKVPVLSKDNTLQFKPVTTVRDQGVKVVVVDGVEDQDQLIVSALQYPVEGMALRLPATKTAAGGSGDAEAGGAVAELANTSD